A window of the Syntrophothermus lipocalidus DSM 12680 genome harbors these coding sequences:
- a CDS encoding MerR family transcriptional regulator, whose amino-acid sequence MLPTEASSPNTLVTIGEASKILGISTATLYRYEKQNLLVPLRTAGGHRRYSLDQLNRFKGKMGSEDFIHNRNERVATKGGSREDV is encoded by the coding sequence ATGTTACCTACTGAGGCCTCTTCTCCAAATACACTGGTTACTATTGGCGAGGCTAGTAAAATACTTGGTATTTCGACAGCAACATTATATCGTTATGAAAAACAGAATCTGCTTGTACCTCTGCGAACTGCAGGTGGACACCGGCGCTACTCCTTAGACCAGCTAAACAGGTTTAAAGGGAAAATGGGGTCGGAAGATTTTATTCATAACCGGAATGAGCGAGTTGCCACC